The following proteins are co-located in the Paludibaculum fermentans genome:
- a CDS encoding DUF4097 family beta strand repeat-containing protein, whose translation MNIRTISALGAAFLLATALAPAQEKKLTCEDRGNDSRHRVCDLREMNVAYSGRLEVDAAPNGGIRIVAWDRNEILLRAKVEAWGDSESESRDRLNQVHVLTSGSTVKSDGPKSTTFGFKTGDQKWSVSYEAFVPRKIDLKLDSVNGGINVSDVRGNLRFQTVNGGITLSGVNGTVKGETVNGGVHVDIAGNRWEGEGLEVETVNGGVVLTVPAAFAANVHAETVNGGMTTNFDGAVVEGKWGPKKMDLRVGGGGPRVSVTTVNGGVQIKKKA comes from the coding sequence ATGAACATTCGCACCATCTCCGCCCTTGGGGCGGCCTTTCTTCTTGCGACGGCCCTGGCGCCGGCACAGGAAAAGAAACTTACCTGTGAAGACCGCGGGAACGACAGTCGTCACCGCGTCTGCGACCTGCGCGAGATGAATGTCGCCTATTCCGGACGGCTGGAGGTGGACGCGGCGCCCAACGGCGGCATCCGTATCGTGGCCTGGGACAGGAACGAGATCCTGCTCCGCGCCAAGGTGGAAGCCTGGGGTGACAGCGAGTCCGAGTCGCGCGACCGCCTGAACCAGGTCCATGTCCTCACCAGCGGCTCCACCGTCAAATCCGATGGTCCTAAATCCACCACGTTCGGGTTCAAGACAGGCGACCAGAAGTGGAGCGTCAGCTACGAGGCCTTCGTCCCCCGCAAGATCGACCTGAAGCTGGATTCCGTCAATGGCGGGATCAATGTCTCCGACGTACGCGGCAACCTGCGGTTCCAAACCGTGAACGGCGGCATCACGCTCTCCGGCGTGAACGGCACCGTTAAGGGCGAGACCGTGAACGGCGGCGTGCACGTCGACATCGCGGGCAACCGCTGGGAAGGTGAGGGGCTGGAGGTAGAGACGGTGAACGGCGGAGTCGTCCTGACCGTCCCGGCAGCTTTCGCGGCCAACGTCCACGCCGAAACCGTCAACGGCGGGATGACCACCAACTTCGACGGCGCCGTCGTGGAAGGCAAGTGGGGCCCCAAGAAAATGGATCTGCGCGTAGGCGGCGGCGGACCAAGAGTGAGCGTCACCACAGTGAACGGTGGCGTTCAGATCAAGAAAAAAGCCTGA
- the lspA gene encoding signal peptidase II: MQRWWPFGLTLLILALDRATKHLIETKVQTWDTVAVIPGLFQIIHTRNTGIAFSMFADSTSSRGNPLLVLFSVAVMILVTSLLWTACKPASKEHWTLRAALALVLGGAVGNLFDRIIFGSVTDFLDFFWSGHHFPIFNLADSAITVGAALLLLNLWMVRRPAESREN, encoded by the coding sequence ATGCAGCGCTGGTGGCCGTTCGGCCTGACACTCCTGATCCTGGCACTCGACCGGGCCACCAAGCACCTGATCGAAACCAAGGTCCAGACCTGGGATACCGTGGCGGTGATCCCCGGGCTCTTCCAGATCATTCACACCCGCAATACCGGCATCGCCTTCAGCATGTTTGCCGACTCCACCAGCAGCCGCGGCAATCCGCTGCTGGTGCTGTTCTCCGTGGCCGTCATGATTCTGGTCACCAGTCTGCTCTGGACTGCCTGTAAGCCCGCCTCGAAGGAGCACTGGACGCTGCGCGCCGCCCTGGCGCTGGTCCTGGGCGGAGCCGTCGGCAACCTCTTCGACCGCATCATCTTCGGCAGCGTGACCGACTTCCTGGATTTCTTTTGGAGCGGCCACCACTTTCCCATCTTCAACCTCGCCGACAGCGCCATCACCGTCGGGGCGGCCCTGCTGCTGTTGAATCTGTGGATGGTGCGGCGGCCGGCCGAATCGCGGGAGAATTAG
- a CDS encoding DUF362 domain-containing protein, with protein sequence MHRHMAPGISRRHFFAAASATALPLFAAAPAPAAPVSIARCPDYGTALTPTLKTMFDQLGGLGRLVAGKTVGIKINLTGSPRQRLGNTPAELAQYTHPAVVGSVVRLMGQAGARRIRILEGCFACDDPMEEFLIEVGWDPSPLLNAATMVDMENTNTLGKGRKYARFKTPNGGHIFPSIMMNHSYEEVDVLVSLAKLKEHATCGVTLSMKNMFGATPLTIYGDHAGKDDADEATARGGRGTIMHAGARQPAAIAEPERDPRSPREDKYRMPRIVADIAAARPIHLAIIDGISTMTGGEGPWNGGRLRAVNPGILIAGTNAVCTDAVGTAVMGFDPMADRGTPPFEYCDSSLKLAEMHGVGTRDLSRIEIAGLPIKDAVFKFRV encoded by the coding sequence ATGCATAGACACATGGCCCCTGGGATTTCGCGCCGCCATTTCTTTGCCGCGGCGTCCGCTACCGCACTTCCGCTGTTCGCGGCTGCGCCCGCGCCGGCGGCTCCTGTCAGCATCGCGCGCTGTCCCGACTACGGCACGGCGCTCACACCGACCTTGAAGACCATGTTCGACCAACTGGGCGGCCTGGGCCGGCTGGTGGCCGGCAAGACGGTGGGCATCAAGATCAACCTGACGGGCTCGCCCCGGCAGAGGCTGGGCAACACCCCGGCGGAGTTGGCGCAGTACACGCATCCGGCGGTGGTCGGGTCAGTGGTCCGATTGATGGGCCAGGCCGGCGCGCGGCGCATCCGCATCCTGGAAGGGTGCTTTGCCTGCGACGATCCGATGGAAGAGTTCCTGATCGAGGTGGGCTGGGATCCGTCGCCGCTGCTGAACGCGGCCACGATGGTCGACATGGAGAATACCAACACGTTGGGCAAGGGCCGCAAGTATGCGCGGTTCAAGACCCCCAACGGCGGCCACATCTTCCCGTCGATCATGATGAACCACTCCTATGAGGAGGTCGACGTACTGGTGTCGCTGGCCAAGTTGAAGGAGCACGCGACCTGCGGCGTCACGCTGTCGATGAAGAACATGTTCGGCGCCACGCCGCTGACCATCTACGGAGATCACGCCGGCAAGGACGACGCGGATGAGGCCACGGCGCGCGGCGGACGGGGCACCATCATGCATGCCGGCGCGCGGCAACCCGCCGCGATCGCCGAGCCGGAGCGGGATCCGAGGTCTCCTCGAGAGGACAAATACCGCATGCCGCGCATTGTGGCCGACATCGCGGCCGCGCGGCCCATTCACCTGGCGATCATCGACGGCATCTCCACAATGACCGGCGGCGAAGGACCCTGGAATGGCGGACGGCTGCGCGCGGTGAATCCGGGGATTCTCATTGCCGGGACGAACGCGGTCTGCACGGATGCGGTGGGGACGGCGGTGATGGGCTTCGATCCGATGGCCGACCGCGGCACGCCGCCTTTTGAGTACTGCGACAGCTCACTGAAGTTGGCGGAGATGCACGGCGTCGGGACACGCGATCTCTCGAGGATCGAAATCGCCGGTTTGCCGATCAAGGACGCCGTGTTCAAGTTCCGGGTGTAG
- a CDS encoding DUF2157 domain-containing protein, with amino-acid sequence MKMDFEPSLARWVTANLLSEQQAASIREWEAARSPQGKGRLPVILGLTLGGLMLATGILLFVSAHWDELSPFVRMSMLVTTVTGLHLAAAFFADRQPALATTLHAVGTVSLGGAIFLAGQIFNMEEHWPSGVLMWALGAVAGWLLLRDWPQMALAALLVPFWLIGEWFEAARPAVAAAQVTEVAVLFLAICYLTLRHPKGPSDDSVRALGWIGGLALIPAVVIVVLGRPYRYASLPTFEFEFVGWAGAFLLPLALSYWYRRTDTWMNAVAGLWVAGLSWIVPSNHSPVLYLWCALGCAGLIAWGIHELRPERINLGMAGFAITLTSFYFSNVMDRLGRSFSLIVLGVVFLAGGWYGEKLRRNLVARISLGGAQ; translated from the coding sequence ATGAAAATGGACTTCGAACCTTCATTGGCTCGCTGGGTCACAGCGAACCTTCTCAGTGAACAACAAGCGGCGTCGATCCGCGAATGGGAAGCGGCCCGCTCGCCGCAGGGGAAGGGCCGGCTGCCCGTCATCCTTGGTTTGACGCTGGGCGGGTTGATGCTGGCCACCGGCATCCTGCTCTTTGTCAGCGCCCATTGGGACGAACTGTCGCCCTTTGTCCGCATGTCGATGCTGGTGACGACCGTGACTGGACTGCACCTGGCCGCGGCCTTCTTCGCGGACAGGCAGCCCGCCCTGGCCACTACGCTGCATGCGGTGGGCACGGTGTCGCTGGGCGGCGCGATCTTCCTGGCCGGCCAGATCTTCAATATGGAGGAGCACTGGCCGTCGGGCGTCCTCATGTGGGCGCTGGGCGCCGTGGCCGGCTGGCTGCTGTTGCGCGACTGGCCGCAAATGGCTCTGGCTGCCCTGCTGGTGCCGTTCTGGCTGATTGGCGAGTGGTTCGAAGCCGCCCGCCCCGCGGTGGCCGCGGCGCAGGTGACGGAGGTCGCGGTTCTGTTCCTCGCTATCTGCTACCTGACCCTTCGGCACCCTAAGGGGCCGTCTGATGATTCTGTCCGCGCTCTCGGCTGGATTGGCGGTTTGGCCCTCATCCCGGCGGTCGTCATAGTGGTGCTGGGACGCCCGTACCGCTATGCCAGCCTGCCCACTTTTGAATTCGAGTTCGTGGGCTGGGCGGGCGCGTTCCTGCTGCCGCTGGCTCTGTCGTATTGGTACCGCCGCACGGACACCTGGATGAACGCTGTGGCGGGCCTGTGGGTGGCCGGTTTGAGCTGGATTGTGCCGAGCAACCATTCGCCGGTGCTCTACCTGTGGTGTGCGCTGGGCTGCGCCGGCCTCATCGCCTGGGGCATCCACGAACTGCGGCCCGAACGCATCAACCTCGGCATGGCCGGCTTCGCCATTACGCTGACCTCCTTTTACTTCTCGAATGTGATGGACCGCCTGGGCCGTTCCTTCAGCCTGATCGTGCTGGGTGTCGTCTTCCTGGCCGGCGGTTGGTATGGGGAGAAGCTCCGCCGCAATCTGGTAGCCCGCATCAGCCTGGGAGGTGCGCAATGA
- a CDS encoding 3-keto-disaccharide hydrolase, producing MSYSHSFLIFAYSVLLLPAQEQSALQREPKGWVDVSPGPQLQGWTRLGIAPDPRAEASQWKLRPDGVLECEGNRGHDWLRYDQEQGDFVFHVEFRYVPVEGNPRYNSGIFVRTLADYSLWYQDQIGSRQGGYFFGYIHVDGLKRRFDLSGQLAEQRVKAAGEWNTLEVTAQGPVLTSWVNGAVVNQYKYCQLERGYIGLEGEGYRIEFRNLKLKPLTAARLQ from the coding sequence GTGAGTTACTCGCATAGTTTCTTGATCTTCGCCTACAGCGTGCTTCTCCTGCCCGCACAGGAGCAGAGCGCGTTGCAGCGCGAACCAAAGGGCTGGGTGGATGTTTCGCCCGGCCCTCAATTGCAGGGCTGGACGCGGTTGGGCATCGCGCCCGATCCGCGGGCCGAGGCGTCGCAGTGGAAGCTGCGCCCGGACGGCGTCCTGGAATGCGAAGGCAACCGCGGGCACGACTGGCTGCGGTACGACCAGGAACAGGGCGATTTTGTGTTCCACGTCGAGTTTCGCTATGTCCCGGTAGAGGGCAACCCGCGGTATAACAGCGGGATCTTCGTGCGGACGTTGGCGGATTACAGCCTGTGGTACCAGGATCAGATCGGCAGCAGGCAGGGCGGCTACTTTTTCGGCTACATCCATGTGGATGGGCTGAAGCGGCGGTTTGACCTGAGCGGCCAACTGGCGGAACAGAGGGTGAAGGCGGCAGGCGAATGGAATACCCTGGAAGTCACCGCCCAGGGGCCGGTGCTCACCTCGTGGGTGAACGGCGCGGTGGTCAACCAGTACAAATACTGCCAGTTGGAACGCGGCTACATTGGGTTGGAAGGCGAAGGGTATCGGATTGAGTTTCGGAATCTGAAACTGAAACCACTGACGGCGGCTCGGCTACAATGA
- a CDS encoding Fur family transcriptional regulator: protein MVTRNTRQKAAIREAFEHADRPLSTDEVLAIAQTAVDGLGIATVYRNIKALVDEQWLMVVELPGEAPRYEISGKAHHHHFRCDKCGRVFELHGCVPAIEALAAPGFLVRTHEVVLYGLCVECGQPPAA from the coding sequence ATGGTGACACGCAACACGCGGCAAAAGGCCGCCATTCGCGAGGCTTTCGAGCACGCTGACCGTCCGCTCTCCACCGACGAAGTGCTGGCGATTGCGCAGACCGCCGTGGATGGCCTGGGCATTGCCACCGTCTACCGCAATATCAAGGCCCTGGTCGACGAGCAGTGGCTGATGGTGGTGGAACTGCCGGGCGAGGCGCCGCGCTACGAGATTTCGGGCAAAGCTCACCACCACCACTTCCGCTGCGACAAGTGCGGCCGGGTGTTCGAGTTGCACGGCTGCGTCCCGGCGATTGAGGCCCTGGCGGCGCCGGGCTTCCTGGTGCGCACGCACGAAGTGGTGCTCTACGGCCTATGCGTGGAATGCGGCCAGCCGCCGGCCGCCTAA
- a CDS encoding MFS transporter, which produces MQTESAQTGYLPLLRDRSFHSFLWTQFLGAFNDNVYKMIVSVGAVELAADQALGARYLALSGAVFVLPFLLFAGYAGQLADRFSKSNVLKVTKSFEILAMIVGAAALLAGSIPLLLVVLFLLAAQANFFSPAKYGILPEMLPSSQLTKANGLLELSTFAAIVLGSSVGSFLFAHWKAEPLKLGGVLLAIAVIGSLTSLMIKHVAAAGSTEKFHVNPFAEVWSGSKVLYADAGLWWSVMGISYFWFLGALLQMAVILIGSESLRLSETHTGLLVTALALGIGIGSIAAGWLSHDRIELGLVPIGALFMGLCGIFLGFTHTFAGTLVGLSLVGFSGGLFIVPLNAFLQEQAAPEQKGRVLATNNFLNMLGVILASGMLYVMHDTLHWTPNSILGVLGVLTTLSALGIAKFAPSTLDSLLAWFRNRANIPAGSAALPPAE; this is translated from the coding sequence ATGCAGACCGAATCAGCCCAGACCGGTTACCTCCCGCTGCTCCGCGACCGGAGTTTCCACTCCTTTCTGTGGACTCAGTTCCTGGGCGCGTTCAACGACAACGTCTATAAGATGATTGTCTCCGTCGGGGCCGTGGAACTGGCCGCCGACCAGGCGCTGGGCGCGCGCTATCTTGCCCTCTCCGGAGCGGTCTTCGTTCTGCCGTTTCTGCTCTTTGCGGGCTACGCCGGCCAACTGGCCGACCGCTTCAGCAAGTCGAACGTGCTGAAGGTCACGAAGTCGTTCGAGATCCTCGCCATGATCGTGGGCGCCGCCGCGCTGCTGGCGGGCAGCATCCCGCTGCTGCTGGTTGTCCTGTTCCTGCTGGCCGCGCAGGCCAACTTCTTCAGCCCGGCGAAGTACGGCATCCTGCCCGAGATGCTGCCGTCGTCGCAGCTCACCAAGGCCAACGGGTTGCTGGAACTCTCCACGTTCGCCGCCATCGTACTCGGCTCGAGCGTCGGTTCGTTTCTGTTTGCGCACTGGAAGGCTGAGCCGCTGAAGCTGGGCGGCGTGCTGCTGGCGATCGCCGTGATCGGCTCGCTCACCAGCCTGATGATCAAGCATGTAGCAGCGGCGGGCTCGACTGAGAAGTTCCACGTAAATCCGTTCGCCGAAGTCTGGTCCGGCTCGAAGGTCCTCTACGCCGACGCCGGCCTGTGGTGGAGCGTAATGGGGATCTCGTACTTCTGGTTCCTGGGCGCACTGTTGCAGATGGCGGTGATCCTGATCGGCAGCGAGTCGCTGCGCCTCTCCGAGACGCACACCGGCCTGCTGGTGACCGCGCTCGCGCTGGGCATCGGCATTGGGAGTATTGCCGCCGGCTGGCTGTCCCACGACCGCATCGAACTGGGCCTGGTGCCCATCGGTGCCCTCTTCATGGGCCTGTGCGGTATTTTTCTCGGGTTCACCCATACGTTCGCGGGTACGCTGGTGGGGCTGTCGCTGGTGGGCTTCTCCGGCGGCCTGTTCATCGTGCCGCTGAACGCCTTTCTGCAGGAGCAAGCCGCGCCCGAACAGAAGGGCCGCGTCCTGGCGACGAACAATTTCCTGAACATGCTCGGCGTGATTCTGGCCTCCGGGATGCTGTACGTCATGCACGACACCTTGCACTGGACGCCGAACTCCATTCTCGGTGTGCTGGGCGTATTGACTACCCTTTCCGCCCTCGGCATTGCCAAGTTCGCGCCCTCCACGCTCGACAGTCTGCTCGCCTGGTTCCGCAACCGGGCGAACATTCCCGCGGGTTCTGCCGCGCTGCCGCCGGCCGAGTAA
- a CDS encoding peptidylprolyl isomerase: MNTRRNASLLLLTLGLVGAACKSRVPPNVAATVNGRAITFADLDRQFKRQFPQQPEGASPDQVQFQKLELLRTMIDEEIFLQRAEKLSLLAKDDEVDSRLSQLKAPYTQEEFQKQLDAQGMNMEELKSQIRRRLTIEKLVNREIGNQINISDKDVSEFYNANKASFRFPETMYHVARIVVTPGPDPNVRNLSGNKAQNEDQARKKILMIEARLKQGEDFSTLAQAFSEDPQSAANGGDVGYVQESSLAQADTDTRKAIMTLLPGQVSTPIRNAGGYHILKMVAREPAGQRELDDPRVQQNIRETLRTRKEQLLRNAYLDACRNESPVMNYLALSIAPGFEKK; the protein is encoded by the coding sequence ATGAATACGAGAAGAAACGCGTCTTTACTCCTGCTGACACTCGGGTTGGTAGGGGCGGCCTGTAAATCGAGAGTCCCGCCGAACGTGGCCGCCACGGTGAACGGCCGGGCCATCACCTTCGCGGATCTGGACCGGCAGTTCAAGCGGCAATTCCCCCAACAGCCGGAGGGGGCCTCACCGGACCAGGTGCAGTTCCAGAAGCTGGAATTGCTGCGGACGATGATCGACGAGGAGATCTTCCTCCAGCGTGCTGAGAAGCTGTCGCTGCTGGCCAAGGACGACGAAGTGGATTCGCGCCTCAGCCAGTTGAAGGCGCCCTACACGCAGGAAGAGTTCCAGAAGCAGCTCGATGCCCAGGGCATGAACATGGAAGAGCTGAAGTCGCAGATCCGGCGGCGGCTCACCATTGAAAAGCTGGTGAACCGCGAGATCGGCAACCAGATCAACATCAGCGACAAGGACGTCAGCGAGTTCTATAACGCCAACAAGGCGAGCTTCCGGTTCCCTGAGACGATGTATCACGTGGCCAGGATCGTGGTGACGCCCGGTCCGGACCCGAACGTGCGGAACCTCTCCGGCAACAAGGCCCAGAACGAAGACCAGGCGCGCAAGAAGATCCTCATGATTGAGGCGCGGCTGAAGCAGGGCGAGGACTTTTCGACGCTGGCGCAGGCGTTCAGCGAAGATCCGCAGAGCGCGGCCAATGGCGGCGACGTGGGTTATGTCCAGGAATCAAGCCTGGCGCAGGCCGACACCGACACGCGCAAGGCGATCATGACGCTGCTGCCCGGCCAGGTCTCGACGCCCATCCGCAATGCGGGCGGCTATCACATCCTGAAAATGGTGGCGAGGGAACCCGCGGGCCAGCGGGAACTGGACGATCCGCGCGTGCAGCAGAACATTCGTGAGACGCTGCGGACCCGCAAGGAACAACTGCTGCGCAACGCCTATCTCGACGCCTGCCGCAATGAGAGCCCGGTGATGAATTACCTGGCCCTCTCCATCGCGCCCGGCTTTGAAAAGAAGTAA
- a CDS encoding tetratricopeptide repeat protein produces MKRSHWLNIGALLFGAVAGLKAETVLLTHDSSGNFLNQAPAVLRKGGFALVSRTALFGAATAHVLDDAGRLHPVLWITADDADAGVAEVFVGAQAPKGPDSATTMSRHVRMRHHEANIENTKEAGGFGFVSRLDCGGPKDPDSEPLYDEHGLLAGWHATRVVDGRNTAFAVPLARFDAISQTSRMSVAEWNRSHDAAKEEAYQRAMGYLWMEDFDGALFYFQKAVDQDPQNARGWYHLAFAQGKNGHGKAKLACYKKAVELDPQFPPAHYYLGFSLLIGGDRDGAIAEYRKLKDLDEGWASRLKLFLDAAHVDVMEKPDPKAAKRIA; encoded by the coding sequence ATGAAACGGTCTCATTGGCTGAACATTGGGGCGCTCCTCTTTGGAGCGGTGGCCGGCCTGAAGGCTGAGACGGTCCTGCTGACGCACGACTCATCCGGCAACTTCCTGAACCAGGCGCCCGCGGTGCTGCGCAAAGGCGGCTTCGCCTTGGTGTCGAGAACGGCGCTGTTCGGCGCGGCCACGGCGCACGTTCTGGACGACGCGGGCCGCCTGCATCCCGTCCTGTGGATCACCGCGGATGACGCCGACGCCGGCGTCGCCGAGGTCTTTGTCGGCGCCCAGGCGCCCAAGGGACCGGACTCGGCGACCACGATGTCGCGCCACGTCCGCATGCGCCACCACGAGGCGAACATCGAGAACACCAAGGAGGCCGGCGGCTTCGGCTTCGTTTCGCGACTGGATTGCGGCGGCCCCAAGGATCCCGACAGTGAACCGTTGTACGACGAGCACGGCTTGCTGGCCGGCTGGCATGCCACGCGGGTCGTGGATGGCCGGAATACGGCGTTCGCTGTGCCGCTCGCCCGGTTCGACGCCATCTCGCAGACGTCGCGGATGTCTGTCGCGGAGTGGAATCGAAGCCACGACGCGGCCAAGGAAGAGGCCTATCAGCGCGCCATGGGCTATCTCTGGATGGAGGACTTCGACGGAGCGCTGTTCTACTTCCAGAAGGCGGTGGACCAGGATCCGCAAAACGCCCGCGGCTGGTACCACCTTGCCTTTGCCCAGGGCAAGAACGGGCACGGCAAGGCGAAACTGGCCTGCTACAAGAAGGCGGTTGAGTTGGACCCGCAGTTTCCGCCTGCCCACTACTACCTCGGCTTCTCGCTGCTGATCGGCGGAGATCGGGACGGCGCCATCGCCGAATACCGCAAGCTCAAGGATCTCGACGAGGGCTGGGCGTCGCGGCTGAAGCTGTTCCTCGACGCCGCCCATGTGGATGTGATGGAGAAGCCGGACCCCAAGGCCGCTAAGCGGATTGCATAG
- a CDS encoding GDYXXLXY domain-containing protein: protein MTWSRQSLILAALQCGIVLSMGGKLLYDRATCPRVWVKTAPYDPSLPLRGRYLALRLTSQPGDPHFVETNDQQVLFFVPEYSTSIEYKRNAEIWAEVTIPHKGPPRPIRLGFKQNGQIVPVDIN, encoded by the coding sequence ATGACCTGGTCTCGACAGAGCCTGATTCTGGCCGCGCTGCAGTGCGGCATCGTCCTGAGCATGGGCGGCAAGCTGCTCTACGACCGCGCCACCTGCCCGCGCGTCTGGGTGAAGACCGCACCCTATGATCCTTCCTTGCCATTGCGGGGGCGGTACCTGGCCTTGCGGCTCACCTCACAGCCCGGTGATCCGCATTTCGTGGAGACCAACGACCAACAGGTGCTGTTCTTCGTACCGGAGTACAGTACGTCGATCGAGTACAAACGCAATGCGGAGATCTGGGCGGAAGTGACCATCCCCCACAAGGGCCCGCCGCGGCCCATTCGTCTTGGCTTCAAGCAGAACGGGCAGATTGTGCCTGTCGACATCAACTAG
- a CDS encoding ceramidase domain-containing protein: MTSDVRIRALARPRPCAQNSAGPFALAALLAVTLCGLLWMPPVHQDPAYHSFADQRAWFGIPNFWNVLSNLPFLAVAAVGAWVLRRGPAFVTGWERAAHWLLVVGAAAVALGSGYYHWAPDSSTLFWDRLPMTLMFMSLLAVTLGERLSLRWGGLLLLPLIVLGVVSVLNWRLTGDLRFYGAVQFFPMLALPLLLILCPGRYTSQRGTWWMIALYVAAKLLELNDAGLAAYLPGGGHPWKHLAAALALLAYFAGIARRRLDESAMQSA, encoded by the coding sequence ATGACATCCGATGTTCGAATCCGCGCGCTGGCGCGTCCGCGGCCGTGCGCCCAAAATTCAGCTGGACCCTTCGCGCTGGCGGCGTTGCTGGCCGTCACCCTGTGCGGCCTGCTGTGGATGCCGCCGGTCCATCAGGATCCCGCCTACCACTCGTTCGCGGACCAGCGCGCCTGGTTTGGGATCCCGAACTTCTGGAACGTGCTCTCCAACCTTCCGTTCCTGGCCGTGGCCGCCGTCGGAGCCTGGGTTCTCCGTCGCGGCCCGGCTTTCGTGACCGGCTGGGAACGCGCGGCCCACTGGCTCCTCGTCGTGGGCGCGGCGGCCGTGGCGTTGGGCTCCGGCTACTACCACTGGGCTCCTGACTCGTCGACGCTGTTCTGGGACCGACTCCCGATGACGCTGATGTTCATGTCCCTGCTGGCTGTTACGCTGGGCGAGCGCCTCAGCTTGCGGTGGGGCGGCCTGCTGTTACTGCCGCTCATCGTCCTGGGCGTCGTGTCCGTGCTGAACTGGCGGCTGACCGGGGACCTGCGCTTCTACGGCGCAGTCCAGTTCTTCCCCATGCTGGCGCTGCCGCTGCTGCTGATACTGTGCCCCGGGCGGTACACCAGCCAGCGCGGAACCTGGTGGATGATCGCGCTCTACGTCGCCGCCAAACTACTGGAACTAAACGATGCCGGCTTGGCTGCCTACCTGCCCGGCGGCGGCCATCCATGGAAGCATCTGGCCGCGGCGCTTGCGTTGCTGGCGTACTTCGCCGGTATCGCCCGGAGACGCCTCGACGAGTCTGCTATGCAATCCGCTTAG
- a CDS encoding 3-keto-disaccharide hydrolase, producing MKLRTVLLAGLVLALPLCAGDKPGKWIKMFNGKTLDGWKANEHPDSWTVVKEDGKMCIKGHDAASHLFWMTKECTNCEFKAEFKIMEGSNSGMYFRTAFGPGFPKGYEAQVNATHRDPVKTGSLYNFHKNLESPTKPGEWGVQHIIADGNHIIIKVNDKVITDFVDEKNTFMKGYIALQQHDPKSTVYYKNLMFREIPPAAAAKK from the coding sequence ATGAAACTCCGCACCGTTCTGTTGGCGGGCCTTGTCCTCGCCCTCCCCCTGTGCGCCGGGGACAAGCCCGGCAAATGGATCAAAATGTTCAACGGCAAAACTCTGGACGGTTGGAAGGCGAACGAACACCCCGACAGCTGGACCGTGGTGAAGGAAGACGGCAAAATGTGCATCAAGGGTCACGATGCCGCCAGCCACCTCTTCTGGATGACGAAGGAATGCACCAACTGCGAATTCAAGGCTGAATTCAAGATCATGGAAGGCTCGAACAGCGGCATGTACTTCCGCACCGCTTTCGGCCCCGGCTTCCCCAAGGGTTACGAAGCCCAGGTGAACGCCACCCACCGCGACCCGGTCAAGACCGGCAGCCTGTACAATTTCCACAAGAATCTCGAGAGCCCGACCAAGCCCGGCGAGTGGGGTGTACAGCACATCATCGCCGACGGCAACCACATCATCATCAAGGTGAACGACAAGGTCATCACCGACTTCGTCGACGAGAAGAACACCTTCATGAAGGGCTACATCGCACTGCAGCAGCACGATCCCAAGAGCACGGTTTACTACAAGAACCTGATGTTCCGCGAGATCCCGCCGGCCGCCGCCGCCAAGAAATAA